The Lycium barbarum isolate Lr01 chromosome 10, ASM1917538v2, whole genome shotgun sequence genome includes a region encoding these proteins:
- the LOC132615388 gene encoding cytochrome P450 71AU50-like yields the protein MASIFLQVLALLAVLYFLQELHNKFMKKKKTKLPPGPKGLPIIGNLHMIGKNVHQDLHQIAKKYGPIMSMRFGVVPVIVASSPHAAEQFLKNHDLVFASRPNNNVVQFVVYNQKNLTFAKYGPYWRNMRKLCTLELLTTQKINSFQAMRKQEVANFVTFINRAACSHVEVDISAKLATLSANMACLMVFGKKYTDDEFDERGFMDVIRESLVIAAKPNIGEFLPFLNTFDLQGFVPRMKELAKIYDEFLERVIDEHVQDSKDEKQTKGIVDTMMNIMQSGEVEFEFDRSHVKAILLDLLIASMDTSSTAIDWIFSELLRQPKVMKKLQNELEQVVGKNRMVEESDLEKLEYLDMVIKEGFRLHPVAPLLPHESIEDCIIDGFDIPKGSRLLVNTWAIGRDPEVWSKPETFMPERFIGSNINLRGRDFRLLPFGSGRRSCPGLQLGLTIVRLVLAQLVHCFDWELPNGMMPKNLDMTEKFGLVMARAQHLMAIPTYRLHV from the exons ATGGCTTCAATATTCTTACAAGTTCTTGCACTACTCGCAGTGCTATATTTTCTTCAAGAATTACACAacaaattcatgaaaaaaaaaaaaacaaaacttcCTCCTGGCCCTAAAGGGCTTCCAATTATAGGAAATCTGCATATGATTGGCAAAAATGTCCACCAAGATCTTCATCAAATAGCCAAAAAATATGGTCCCATAATGAGCATGAGATTCGGAGTGGTTCCTGTAATTGTTGCTTCATCTCCTCATGCTGCTGAACAATTCTTGAAAAACCATGATCTTGTTTTTGCCAGTAGACCAAATAATAACGTTGTTCAATTCGTCGTGTACAATCAGAAAAATTTGACATTTGCAAAATATGGACCTTATTGGAGAAATATGCGAAAATTGTGCACGTTAGAATTGCTTACTACTCAAAAGAtcaattcatttcaagccatgaGAAAACAAGAAGTTGCAAATTTTGTGACTTTTATCAATCGGGCAGCTTGTAGTCATGTTGAAGTTGATATTAGTGCTAAACTTGCCACATTAAGTGCTAACATGGCTTGTTTAATGGTATTTGGAAAAAAATACACGGATGATGAATTTGATGAAAGGGGTTTTATGGATGTGATTCGCGAGAGTTTGGTTATAGCAGCAAAACCAAATATTGGTGAGTTTCTTCCTTTTCTTAATACGTTTGATCTGCAGGGATTTGTTCCTCGTATGAAGGAATTAGCAAAGATTTATGATGAATTTTTGGAGAGAGTTATTGATGAACATGTTCAAGATTCTAAGGACGAGAAGCAAACCAAGGGTATTGTTGATACTATGATGAATATCATGCAATCCGGCGAAGTTGAATTTGAGTTCGATCGTAGCCATGTCAAAGCTATTTTGCTG GATCTACTAATAGCTTCAATGGACACCTCATCAACTGCAATTGACTGGATTTTTTCTGAACTTTTAAGGCAACCGAAAGTAATGAAGAAATTACAAAACGAATTGGAACAAGTAGTTGGCAAAAATAGAATGGTGGAAGAGTCAGACTTGGAAAAATTAGAGTACTTAGACATGGTCATAAAAGAAGGCTTTAGGCTTCACCCCGTAGCACCACTATTGCCTCATGAATCCAtcgaagattgcataattgatgGCTTTGATATACCTAAAGGTTCAAGACTTCTAGTAAATACTTGGGCAATTGGAAGAGATCCAGAAGTTTGGTCCAAACCCGAGACGTTCATGCCAGAAAGATTTATTGGTAGTAACATCAATCTTCGTGGACGCGATTTTCGACTTTTGCCATTTGGCTCTGGGAGAAGAAGTTGCCCCGGATTACAATTAGGGCTCACAATCGTTCGCTTGGTGCTAGCGCAATTGGTTCATTGTTTTGACTGGGAGTTACCAAATGGTATGATGCCAAAGAATTTAGACATGACTGAGAAATTTGGTTTAGTTATGGCTAGAGCTCAACATCTAATGGCTATTCCTACTTATCGATTGCATGTGTAG
- the LOC132613344 gene encoding uncharacterized protein LOC132613344, which yields MTKGNQCYLRNLGETLSKGAMIWYHNLPDHSIDSFAMLADAFVKAHVGAIKVETRKSNLFNVKQRDDETLREFVARFQMERIDLPPVTHDWAIQAFTQGLNLRSSITSMELKQNLIEYSAIAWAALVSWHFGKRSDRSRRVVDRDSRSSYDRYQPYPLDRRGNGRNSESGKNDRRTDRRNDRGQNSRGLINRNAVDRAPGNRETPRLSEYNFCVDVATIAAAVIRNKETRHPRPIQSDPEKWDKSLICEYHHTHGHRTEDCRQLREEVSHLFNLGHLREFLSERAKTHFKNLDSNKQDRPEEPQQVIHMIMGGNDVPIGPVLKRIKISITMEKCIWIDDPDGPITFNGEDMEGIAQPHNDALVIYVLANKFRIKRVLIDPGSSANIIRWRFMEQLGLLDQIVSAVRVLNGFNMACKTTKGEITLPISMAGTT from the coding sequence ATGACGAAAGGGAATCAGTGCTACTTAAGAAATTTGGGGGAGACTCTGTCAAAGGGGGCTATGATTTGGTATCATAACTTGCCCGATCACTCGATTGATTCATTTGCCATGCTCGCTGATGCTTTCGTTAAGGCCCATGTCGGGGCCATCAAGGTCGAAACTCGAAAATCGAACTTGTTCAACGTTAAGCAACGAGATGACGAGACCCTCCGCGAGTTTGTGGCTCGATTTCAAATGGAGCGCATAGACTTACCTCCAGTGACTCACGATTGGGCCATTCAGGCTTTCACCCAGGGGCTCAATTTGAGGAGCTCGATCACATCTATGGAGCTAAAACAAAATCTGATAGAATACTCGGCGATCGCCTGGGCTGCTTTAGTATCATGGCATTTCGGTAAACGGAGTGATCGCTCGAGGAGAGTGGTAGATCGAGATTCCAGATCATCATATGACAGGTACCAGCCTTACCCACTCGATCGAAGGGGGAACGGGCGCAACAGTGAATCAGGCAAGAATGATAGGAGGACCGATCGAAGGAATGATCGAGGCCAAAATAGCCGTGGTTTGATAAACAGAAATGCTGTCGATAGAGCCCCGGGAAACAGAGAAACTCCAAGGTTATCCGAATACAACTTTTGCGTCGATGTAGCAACTATAGCGGCAGCCGTTATCCGAAACAAAGAAACAAGACATCCGAGGCCAATCCAATCTGATCCAGAGAAGTGGGATAAAAGTCTTATTTGTGAGTATCATCATACTCACGGCCATCGAACCGAGGATTGTCGACAGCTGAGAGAGGAGGTCTCCCATCTGTTCAATTTGGGACATCTTCGAGAATTCCTAAGTGAACGAGCAAAAACCCATTTTAAAAACCTGGACTCCAACAAGCAGGATCGGCCGGAAGAGCCTCAGCAAGTGATACACATGATCATGGGAGGAAATGACGTCCCCATTGGGCCGGTTCTAAAACGCATAAAAATTTCCATAACAATGGAAAAGTGCATCTGGATCGATGACCCCGATGGCCCCATCACATTCAATGGCGAGGACATGGAAGGCATCGCCCAGCCGCATAATGACGCACTGGTAATATATGTCCTTGCCAATAAGTTTAGAATTAAACGTGTgctaattgatccaggtagctcggctaatatcatccgatggagattCATGGAACAACTGGGACTATTAGATCAGATCGTGTCAGCAGTACGGGTCCTCAATGGATTCAACATGGCATGCAAAACGACGAAGGGTGAGATCACTTTACCGATCAGTATGGCAGGAACTACGTAG